A window of Diospyros lotus cultivar Yz01 chromosome 14, ASM1463336v1, whole genome shotgun sequence contains these coding sequences:
- the LOC127790324 gene encoding protein STRICTOSIDINE SYNTHASE-LIKE 10-like, translated as MNSTGLILTAAALAVLAIFLAFTTTHLFTPPPVPGSHDDLHTAEIVHLTGAFGPESVAFDADGEGPYTGVADGRILKWLGVDRGWVDFAFTSSQREECVRPFAPEMEHVCGRPLGLRFDKKTGDLYIADAYFGLQVVGPKGGLATPVVSEVEGQPLRFTNDMDIDESKDVIYFTETSTSFHRRQFMTSSLSGDKTGRLMKYDKTSKEVTVLLRGLASANGVALSKDRSFVLVAETLTCRILRLWLNGPNSGKSDVFAELPGFPDNVRSNSKGEFWVALHAKKGTVADWFVLNPWIGKALLKLPLNFKQLHYLLVGGKPHATAIKLSEEGVILEVLEDSEGRNLRFISEVEEKDGRLWIGSVIMPFLGVYNLQ; from the exons ATGAACAGCACGGGACTGATCCTGACGGCGGCAGCCCTTGCAGTTTTAGCCATATTTCTAGCTTTCACCACCACCCACTTGTTCACTCCGCCTCCTGTTCCGGGCTCCCATGACGACCTCCACACGGCGGAGATAGTGCATCTCACAGGCGCCTTCGGCCCTGAAAGCGTGGCCTTCGATGCCGACGGCGAAGGCCCCTACACCGGCGTCGCCGACGGCCGGATCCTCAAGTGGCTGGGAGTTGACCGCGGTTGGGTTGATTTTGCTTTCACATCTTCCCAAAG GGAGGAATGTGTCCGTCCATTTGCACCAGAAATGGAACATGTATGTGGAAGGCCGTTAGGATTACGATTTGACAAAAAAACTGGAGATCTTTATATTGCAGATGCATACTTTGGCCTTCAAGTCGTAGGCCCAAAGGGAGGTTTGGCCACTCCGGTAGTTTCAGAAGTCGAAGGCCAGCCCTTACGCTTCACAAATGACATGGACATTGATGAGAGCAAAGATGTGATTTACTTCACAGAAACAAGCACAAGCTTTCATAGAAG GCAATTTATGACATCAAGTCTAAGCGGTGACAAAACTGGCAGGTTGATGAAATACGACAAAACAAGCAAAGAAGTCACAGTTCTACTGAGAGGCCTTGCTTCGGCCAACGGCGTAGCCCTGAGCAAGGACCGGTCCTTTGTACTAGTAGCCGAGACCTTGACTTGTAGGATCTTGAGGCTGTGGCTCAATGGCCCTAATTCCGGAAAATCAGATGTGTTCGCTGAGCTACCCGGGTTCCCAGACAACGTCAGAAGCAACTCGAAGGGCGAGTTCTGGGTGGCACTCCACGCGAAAAAGGGTACTGTGGCGGACTGGTTTGTCTTAAATCCGTGGATTGGGAAAGCACTGCTGAAGCTCCCTCTCAACTTCAAGCAACTACACTACTTGTTAGTGGGAGGAAAGCCACATGCAACTGCAATCAAATTAAGCGAAGAGGGAGTAATTTTGGAGGTTTTAGAAGACAGTGAAGGCAGAAATTTGAGGTTCATTAGTGAAGTGGAGGAAAAAGATGGCCGCTTGTGGATTGGGTCGGTGATTATGCCTTTCCTTGGTGTTTATAATTTGCAATGA